The DNA window GTTTTCCACAAGTCTGTATggtgtaataacgatcgcagaaaaatcaaaatataatacgatagacaaTCTGAAGTGCAAAGAGATAGACTTAAATAGCCTGTAAAATAAGATAAGCTAAGTGAAGAGTATTCCGTGTTCAAAGCAATAATGATGTAAAAAAAAACGTCAATTACACGAATGGACCAATTTGTGATAGTATACATACACATTTATAACAGCTGATGTCTATTTGTACATGCACATTTTTCccgtattttttatatatttagaAAGGCAAAGGTAAAATGTATGGTGAAAGACCGGTTTTATTGActtctgaaaaagaaaaatgtttcaggtGATAAAAAGGAGacaaatgtatattaatttacaaaactctgtaattttattttgtaatgtATCATTGCACTAATGTTTCCCTATATATAGTCGAGTACAATCCCTCTCCAATACAATCTATTGGAAAGTGTTTTCATTACCACAAAATTGATCAAAGATAAAACTTTGATTAGTACCTTTTGATATTTGTGTCCTTGAATCGAATGACCTCGGTATCCTATATACATACAGTGTTACGGTTCCTTCATAGCGGAAAAACGAAAGTCTGCAAGCAAAAAATGTAAATGCTAGAAAACGTGGCAAAATTTGAAATGTAACGTGATAGAGAATGATATTTAGCCACGGACGAGGaataagagtagaccaatcaccacaACGTATTTTTCtctgtctcacgtccgcggggctctagccATGGGCCCTtcccatttttgtgtcacattctaccgtatcggtctggcagtctttctaaatatctcgttgGTGCCAGTGGCGATACATTTCCTTTCTGGCGATAAGATCTTAATCTGTGGTCTGAGTTGCTCTGTCGATAACATTTGGCTATCAGTTTGAGCATTTTAACGCTGCATCgaatggcgctattttcagattttctgAAGCAGATAATTCATGGCGGAATTTACATTGAATTTTATGACTAACTCGGCAAAAATCATTTGCGCCGCTATACAAAATTGACTGCACCtaatagaattatttttttaattactctGCAGTATTTAAACAAATTCCTACGAAATTATAGTTTATACAGCTGTCATAATCAAgctaaaaatacaatattatttcTCACTGCGAAATTTAACAAATTCCGTAGACTAACTTCTAAACCAATTTAACGGGCTCGTTGGAATGCTAATGAATTATGTGATAAGTTATTCTAATTGGGGTAATGACATTGACATAAATAATACACGATTGTAGTCTACGTGTCGTCACGCTTTCCTTTTATATAAAAGCGATGTACGGTGTTCCTGAACATACAACATGCAACAATGTTTTTACCGACGGCTATTGATGCTTCAGTAATCTCTCCGCTCTCAGGCAGGAGTAGATCGGCATTTTTGACAGTTCAAACAAGGCCTACCGGACTACTTATTTCCAGTGGAATTGTATACGAAGCTTGCGTTTCTTATCGAACAATTGTTCACGATGCGTTCGACCTTATGAATCCTCAATTGAACTCGTGAACGAGGTAAAGAATTCCTACGAAACGGTTTCCCGTTCGACCTGCGTGTTATTCACGAAATGAAGCAACGTTCGATGACTTCGTGTTCACATACGGACAAAACGAATTAGATCGAAAGTTAATCTGTAAGTAGAAACATTCTTCGCGTTGCGGCAAAGTAACCGTTATTTACTTTTAGATAGGTTAGGTAGTTCTCGGAAAGGTGTGCCTGGCCAGGGCTCGAGCTTTGGAACAATGTTGCGACGGTCTTCGAAGATACTGAGGCTCATCCACAACATTGGTCGCTACAATAACGACTGTCTGTACATTTTTCAAGTAGGATACGTGAAAAGATGCGCTAGCACCTCGATAACATGCAATCACAGCACAAGATGCATACAGATTGTAACCAACTCTCTTGGTTCAAGAAAAGGGGGACAGGCGAATGACCAGAGATGGATTCTCATTCCAATGTCCAGGTCGATTTCCGTTTTCACAAAAACACAGAAAGACGAATCCGGCACCACGGTTCAAAAACCAGAGCAGCCGGCGCAGAGGATAATTGAGCTAAAAGAGGAAAATTTAGGTCAATTAAAGGAGAGAAAACTAAGCGTGGAACCTGTTTCCACGAGCGATGATCAAATTAAGAAGGAGAAGCCGCAGGATGTCACGGCGGAAGGTACAGAAATAGCTGCAGCAAAGAAaggttttattttttatttttgtcatgGGTTTCTCACAAGTCtgttaatttatttctttaagcTGTTGCATTCTTTGCGCTGAAGTATCTCTAATTTTTAGCCAAGAAGAAAAAAGTGGAAAGAGGTACATCGTCCCTAGAACGTAATTTTATTACACCAGTAAGAGCTATGTCTGATTTTTTATTAAAGCCGTCCGACCTAGAAAATCTGCCAAAGACCAAGAGAAGATCACCTTACGAATTTGAACCACCGATCACTGTGTATTGGAGAAAAGATGTCGAAGCCAAGTAAGTTAAAGGATCACTTGAAATCTACAATCTCCTCCGATAATGTTCAGCGAGTTTTACTTTCAGAGCTTTGGAAGTTTGGGGATCGAGAGAGGCCTTGATAAAGGAGCTTCTTAAGAAAGAGCTTGAACAGAAAGCCTATCAGCAAAGTAAGGTTTATTGTCTTTTCGTCTGTTATGCCAAATTAAAAGTAACATTTCATAATGTCTCTTGTTGGAATCTGTAAAAAACAATTTGACATAGAATAATCTTTGTTGTTGTAAGATGTCTCTCCATCTTGCAGGGTTTATTGTCCCGCGTTTGTTAATACGGTATAAATGTCTGCTTGATATATTCTTTGGTATAAACATTGCTGCCTGCTTTTCGTCCTAGATGTATTTACTGTGAAACGGAGACTGAGAGATTACAGGCGAGAAATGGGTAGCAAGACTGAGTTTATCCAAGAACAGGAAGGACTTTTCGGGAGATCGGGCAAAGTAGTTCTAACTGCGATCGTGATGTAAGCCTCGCCTTTTCGATCGATCCTGATGTCACCTGCCTGCTTGAATAATCGAATCCTTTCTTCCCCAGCAACGCGTGCAATTTTATATGTAAACTATGCGCTTGGGTATTTACTGGTTCGCACAGCATGTTCGCGGAGTGCGTGCACTCCGCCGCGGATACTTGCAACCAATTAATATTAGCTTATGGTATTCACAAATCGGTACAGGTGAGTCTCCACAATATTCCTTAACTTCGTGCAATCTAAACCTTtattatatacaatttttaagaacCTGATAGATTGGAGTTACTGTACATTAAAATAACGTTCTCCATATTTGCGTTGCATCATTGCACATTCATTGCatcattaaaaatgtttcagactcCTAATCCGGACCATCCATATGGCTACACAAATATGAAGTACGTTTCCTCTCTGATATCCGGCGTTGGTATTTTCTGTGTGGGTGCTGGTCTTTCCTTTTACCATGGGATCCATGGTCTTTTCAATCCTATGCCGGTGGAGCCGTTTTATTGGGCCTACTGTGTGCTAGCCGGTTCTTTAGTATCCGAAGGAGCAACATTGTTGGTTGCTATCCAATCGATAAAAAAAGGAGCGGAAGAGAAACAACGAACATTCAAAGAATATGTATTGGCGGGGCAAGATCCTTCCGTGAATGTTGTTCTTCTGGAGGACTTTGCATccgtaaatatttaataattatgcAAAGTAATCGTCAATAATAATCTTCAAACGGTATTTCTCGGAACCCTCGAGCCTCCCGAGTCAAAGTCAAAATTTGAAAGAATTGTTGAAGATAAAACTTGAAGagctaaaaattgaaaatggttAATTTGTCTCAAGGTTTCTGTGAATCAACAAAGTTTGAGGATCACCCCTACAGCATTTAGATTATTTTAATGATTTCTCAACAGGTCGTCGGTATTACCACTGCAGCAATTTGTATGAGTCTGACTTCCTACACCGGAAATCCCATGTACGACGCTACTGGGTCCATCTTGGGCGGTTTCCTGCTTGGTGGTGTGGCAGCTTTTATAATTAACACGAACACTGCAGCCCTAATCGGCAGGAGCATATCCCACGACGATCTCGACAAGATTAATACCGAATTGGAGTCGGACATCATGGTAATGTTCCCCTATTTATGTTACTGTCACCTCGGACAATGATGTTCCTCTATTAATTGAGCGTATATTAGGTCCGAGCTATTTATGATGTTAAAGGTATCGACATGGGCAATAACTTAGTTCGATACAAGGCAGAAATCGATTTCGACGGAAGGGAATTGACCAG is part of the Halictus rubicundus isolate RS-2024b chromosome 3, iyHalRubi1_principal, whole genome shotgun sequence genome and encodes:
- the Znt49b gene encoding solute carrier family 30 member 9 isoform X1 produces the protein MLRRSSKILRLIHNIGRYNNDCLYIFQVGYVKRCASTSITCNHSTRCIQIVTNSLGSRKGGQANDQRWILIPMSRSISVFTKTQKDESGTTVQKPEQPAQRIIELKEENLGQLKERKLSVEPVSTSDDQIKKEKPQDVTAEGTEIAAAKKAKKKKVERGTSSLERNFITPVRAMSDFLLKPSDLENLPKTKRRSPYEFEPPITVYWRKDVEAKALEVWGSREALIKELLKKELEQKAYQQNVFTVKRRLRDYRREMGSKTEFIQEQEGLFGRSGKVVLTAIVINACNFICKLCAWVFTGSHSMFAECVHSAADTCNQLILAYGIHKSVQTPNPDHPYGYTNMKYVSSLISGVGIFCVGAGLSFYHGIHGLFNPMPVEPFYWAYCVLAGSLVSEGATLLVAIQSIKKGAEEKQRTFKEYVLAGQDPSVNVVLLEDFASVVGITTAAICMSLTSYTGNPMYDATGSILGGFLLGGVAAFIINTNTAALIGRSISHDDLDKINTELESDIMVRAIYDVKGIDMGNNLVRYKAEIDFDGRELTRSYLDKNDLAAMLKEVKAMKNIDELETFMLKNGEGIVDMVGGEIDRMELKLKKKHPEIRHCDLEIL
- the Znt49b gene encoding solute carrier family 30 member 9 isoform X2, producing MLRRSSKILRLIHNIGRYNNDCLYIFQVGYVKRCASTSITCNHSTRCIQIVTNSLGSRKGGQANDQRWILIPMSRSISVFTKTQKDESGTTVQKPEQPAQRIIELKEENLGQLKERKLSVEPVSTSDDQIKKEKPQDVTAEAKKKKVERGTSSLERNFITPVRAMSDFLLKPSDLENLPKTKRRSPYEFEPPITVYWRKDVEAKALEVWGSREALIKELLKKELEQKAYQQNVFTVKRRLRDYRREMGSKTEFIQEQEGLFGRSGKVVLTAIVINACNFICKLCAWVFTGSHSMFAECVHSAADTCNQLILAYGIHKSVQTPNPDHPYGYTNMKYVSSLISGVGIFCVGAGLSFYHGIHGLFNPMPVEPFYWAYCVLAGSLVSEGATLLVAIQSIKKGAEEKQRTFKEYVLAGQDPSVNVVLLEDFASVVGITTAAICMSLTSYTGNPMYDATGSILGGFLLGGVAAFIINTNTAALIGRSISHDDLDKINTELESDIMVRAIYDVKGIDMGNNLVRYKAEIDFDGRELTRSYLDKNDLAAMLKEVKAMKNIDELETFMLKNGEGIVDMVGGEIDRMELKLKKKHPEIRHCDLEIL